The following nucleotide sequence is from Chloroflexota bacterium.
GGGTGGCTGTATGACGCGACGGGCGCGTGCATCGAGCAGCCGTTTGAGCCGGCGCAGTCGCTGATGCGCCACACGCTGCGCCATCCGGCGTATCCGGTGCAGAAGCTGGCGGGGGTGCTCTTCGCATACCTGGGGCCGCCGGAGAAGCAGCCCCTCCTCCCCCGCTGGGACATCCTGACGTGGGACAAAGGAACCCGCGTCATCGAGATCCGACCCGTTCTCAACTGCAACTGGCTGCAGGCGGAGGAGAACACCGCAGACGTCACCCACACCTACTTCCTCCACGCGTACACCTTCAAGACGAAAGGCCGCCCCCAGATGGGCGGCGGGTTCGGTCGGCCCTTCGTTCGGTACGGGTTCCAGCAGTTCGAATGGGGTCTGCTGAAGAGCTGGACGTACGAGGGCCCCCGCGGCGGCACCGGCTGGGGGAATCTCTTGGTCTTCCCCAATATGCTGCGCCTTTCCGGCTCGATGCATTGGCGGGTTCCCATCGACGACGAACACACACGGATCGTGCGCGTGGAGTTTCGTCCCAGCGTGGATGGGCTTCCCGTGGAGCAGGCCGAGGAGCCACCGGTCTCCTACGAGCCTTCGTGGGTCAACGAGAAGGGCGAGTACCACATGGACACGTTTTCGAGTCAGGACGGCATGGCGTGGGAGACGCAGGGCGCGATCTTCGACCGAACACGGGAGCACCTGGGCGCGTCGGACCACGGCATCATGATCCTCCGGCAGATGCTGTTCGACGCCATCGCGGCGGTGCAGCGGGGTGATGACCCGCGCGGCCTCGTGCGCGATCCAGCCAGCAACGGCTCAATTGACCTCGAGGGTTGGCTTGCCGAGCGCGATCAAGCGGCGGGCACAATGGAGGGCGCCATCGCTGTTGCGCGACGGTCGCGGGAGGCCGTGTTCGATGATCGGCACGAGGTCGTGGAGATCCCGCCCGGCAAAGCGCGGCTGGGGGTGTAATGCACCGCGTCTCAACTGCGTCCGTGACGCACTGCGTATCTGGATGCGTGACCCGCGGTACCGTAGGGCGGGCCGTGTGGCCCACCGCCTTCTGGCGGGGCGCGAACACCCGCTCGACGCACGAATCATAGAGTAACAGACGTGTTTTGAGGTGAGTGACCGATGACCGCACAGGCCAGCAGCGATGCGTCCCGCTCGTGGGGCAATACGCCGACGCCATATGAGGCGTGGGTGCGACGACAAGGTGTACCGGTCATCGAGGGGTACGGCCTCACCGATCTCGCGGAGCCCGAGTTCGGCTACTGGGACCGGATCGGCGCGGAGGTCTACTTCTCCATCATGAAGGGGATGGAGGGGATCACCGGGATGTACGTGGCCCGGCTCCCCGCCGGCGGCAGCACCAAGCTCGAGCGACACCTGTACGAGAAGGTGATCTACGTCCTCGAGGGGAGCGGGACGACGACGGTCGAGGACCCGTCCGGCAAGACGCACCAGTTCGAGTGGCACGAGGGGAGCCTCTTCGCGATCCCCCTCAACGTTCCTCATCGCATCTACGCCATGGGCCAGCCCGTCCGCTACGCGGCCTTCACCACGGCGCCGCTCGTCTTCGACCTCTTTTACAACGAGGAGTTTATCTACGGGACACCTTTCACCTTCAGCGAGCGGTTCGCCGGTCAGGCCGACTACTTCACGCTGGACCAGCGCCGGCCGCGC
It contains:
- a CDS encoding aromatic ring-hydroxylating dioxygenase subunit alpha, whose amino-acid sequence is GWLYDATGACIEQPFEPAQSLMRHTLRHPAYPVQKLAGVLFAYLGPPEKQPLLPRWDILTWDKGTRVIEIRPVLNCNWLQAEENTADVTHTYFLHAYTFKTKGRPQMGGGFGRPFVRYGFQQFEWGLLKSWTYEGPRGGTGWGNLLVFPNMLRLSGSMHWRVPIDDEHTRIVRVEFRPSVDGLPVEQAEEPPVSYEPSWVNEKGEYHMDTFSSQDGMAWETQGAIFDRTREHLGASDHGIMILRQMLFDAIAAVQRGDDPRGLVRDPASNGSIDLEGWLAERDQAAGTMEGAIAVARRSREAVFDDRHEVVEIPPGKARLGV